In Vigna radiata var. radiata cultivar VC1973A unplaced genomic scaffold, Vradiata_ver6 scaffold_283, whole genome shotgun sequence, one genomic interval encodes:
- the LOC106779464 gene encoding protein TIC 20-IV, chloroplastic has protein sequence MTTQLAIAHPSVLLVPPSSASLCLTRNKDLIPKRCSIINRKKNYAITAFAGNALGKSTIQLTAVSSPLFTAREARLSLRFPRSQRRNSTIRGQAFIYHSSGFRIPANAEKPEWWWRALSCVPYLVALQISAAGIYLEPILEKFPLFHSLIFYIPGAVNRLPNWFPMLYCYVAIVWVVKNKDLPLIFRFHVMMGMLLELALQIVWISSNFMPLIHFKGTLGTYYWAGVALAYIFVMIRCIRCALLGTFVSFPVLSESAFLHSLFSLGGFQRPF, from the exons atgACAACTCAATTGGCAATAGCCCATCCTTCTGTTCTCCTCGTTCCTCCCTCTTCTGCTTCTCTCTGTTTAACAAG GAATAAAGATTTGATTCCAAAAAGATGCTCTATAATCAACAGGAAAAAGAATTATGCCATCACAGCTTTTGCAGGAAATGCACTTG GAAAATCAACTATCCAACTCACTGCAGTTTCGTCACCACTATTTACCGCTAGAGAAGCTCGCCTCTCACTCAGATTTCCTAGGTCTCAAAGACGCAATTCTACTATCCGTGGACAAGCATTTATATATCATTCTTCTGGTTTCCGAATCCCAGCAAATGCTGAGAAACCAGAATGGTGGTGGAGGGCTTTATCCTGTGTTCCCTATCTGGTAGCATTGCAGATATCTGCAGCTGGGATTTATCTAGAACCTATCCTTGAAAAATTTCCATTGTTTCAcagtttgattttttatatcCCAGGAGCTGTCAACCGATTACCAAACTGGTTCCCTATGTTATATTGCTATGTGGCTATTGTATGGGTGGTAAAAAACAAGGATTTGCCCCTTATCTTCAGATTCCATGTAATGATGGGAATGTTGCTGGAACTTGCTCTGCAGATAGTGTGGATTTCAAGCAATTTCATGCCACTTATACACTTCAAGGGAACATTGGGAACGTATTACTGGGCTGGCGTGGCGCTGgcatatatttttgtaatgataAGGTGCATAAGGTGCGCGCTTCTGGGTACATTTGTGAGTTTCCCTGTACTTAGTGAATCAGCATTCCTTCATTCTTTATTCAGTTTAGGAGGATTTCAACGGCCTTTTTAG
- the LOC106779471 gene encoding uncharacterized protein LOC106779471, protein MSVERSFEAWEEVQRHGQDLADRLAQGFSGLIHTHMNPPQFVWPNPPQSKLFDLEFPTQSFGKRDFALATQEYGINGVSAIFDIGNRIGQAGADFGASLNGLVQQFFRSLPVPVPFKHEESSVRVEGGDKGWQRGGVGIAVPEDLGLGSLSERLKNHGFAESVSGGSGGSAEEEGGGGFNIGSIGLLGRRQGIINFTSTYDSRTQEVEGSLVARGDLWRLEASHGGSTSGNENSSLFLVQLGPLLFIRDSTLLLPVHLSKQHLLWYGYDRKNGMHSLCPAVWSKHRRWLLMSMLCLNPVACSFVDLQFPNGQLTYVSGEGLSTSAFLPVCGGLLQAQGQYPGEMRFSFSCKNKWGTRITPMVQWPDKSFSLGLAQALAWKRSGLMVRPSVQFSLCPTLGGSNPGLRAELIHSVKEKLNLICGCAFMTYPSAFASVSIGRSKWNGNVGNSGLVLRVDVPLSTVGRPSFSIQINSGIEF, encoded by the exons ATGTCTGTGGAAAGGTCGTTTGAGGCATGGGAAGAGGTGCAGCGTCACGGGCAGGACCTGGCTGACCGGCTTGCCCAGGGTTTCAGTGGATTGATTCATACGCATATGAATCCTCCGCAATTCGTGTGGCCGAACCCTCCGCAATCGAAGCTCTTTGATCTGGAGTTTCCAACGCAGAGCTTCGGGAAGAGGGATTTCGCTTTGGCGACTCAGGAGTACGGGATCAATGGCGTCTCGGCGATTTTTGACATCGGGAACAGAATCGGGCAGGCTGGGGCGGACTTTGGGGCCAGCTTGAATGGCCTGGTTCAGCAGTTTTTCCGGTCGTTGCCGGTGCCAGTGCCCTTCAAGCATGAGGAGAGTTCGGTGAGGGTGGAGGGTGGGGATAAGGGGTGGCAGAGAGGAGGAGTCGGGATTGCTGTGCCGGAGGATTTGGGGTTGGGGTCGCTTAGCGAGAGGTTGAAGAATCATGGGTTTGCTGAGAGTGTTAGTGGCGGTAGCGGTGGAAGTGCTGAGGAAGAGGGTGGTGGTGGGTTTAACATTGGCTCTATTGGTCTTCTGGGCAGGCGTCAG GGGATAATAAATTTTACGTCAACTTATGATAGCAGAACTCAAGAAGTGGAAGGTTCTTTAGTTGCAAGGGGAGATTTGTGGAGACTAGAAGCATCACATGGTGGTTCTACTTCTGGAAATGAAAATTCATCTCTTTTCTTAGTTCAGCTTGGACCTCTTCTCTTTATCCGTGATTCAACACTCCTCTTGCCCGTCCATTTGTCAAAGCAGCACTTGTTGTGGTATGGCTATGATAGAAAG AATGGAATGCATTCCCTTTGTCCAGCAGTGTGGTCAAAGCACAGAAGGTGGTTATTAATGTCCATGCTTTGTCTGAATCCCGTAGCTTGT TCATTTGTGGATCTTCAATTTCCTAATGGGCAACTAACCTACGTATCTGGTGAGGGTCTAAGTACCAGTGCTTTCCTTCCTGTTTGCGGAGGTCTTCTTCAAGCTCAGGGTCAATATCCTGGGGAGATGAGATTCAGCTTTTCATGCAAG AACAAGTGGGGAACAAGAATCACACCAATGGTACAATGGCCTGACAAATCATTTTCTTTGGGTCTTGCTCAAGCTTTGGCCTGGAAGCGATCTGGTCTCATGGTGAGACCATCCGTTCAATTCAG TTTGTGTCCTACTCTTGGGGGAAGCAATCCAGGGTTGCGGGCAGAGCTCATTCATTCAGTTAAAGAGAAACTTAATCTAATTTGTGGATGTGCTTTCATGACCTACCCTTCTGCATTTGCTTCAGTATCT ATTGGCAGATCAAAGTGGAATGGAAATGTGGGGAACTCAGGTCTCGTTCTAAGAGTTGATGTACCTCTCTCCACCGTTGGGCGCCCTTCCTTCTCCATTCAAATAAATAGTGGCATTGAGTTTTGA